From the genome of Xiphophorus hellerii strain 12219 chromosome 11, Xiphophorus_hellerii-4.1, whole genome shotgun sequence, one region includes:
- the pou4f4 gene encoding brain-specific homeobox/POU domain protein 3-like, translating to MMSMNSKQPFSMHPILHEPKYTPLHSSSEAIRRACLPTPSLQGNIFAGFDETLLQRAEALAAVDIVAQKSHPFKPDATYHTMTTMTSMTCTPTSSSAHLHHPSVLTSHHHPAHHQPAQGLEGDLLDHLTPGISLGGMPGSDVCSTASHTAHAAAHMSAINHMQHHHHHTQSMNMHPHALGSHGSLGSAGGDAEPDPRELESFAERFKQRRIKLGVTQADVGAALANLKIPGVGCLSQSTICRFESLTLSHNNMVALKPILEAWLEEAERAQREKMSKPEIFNGGDKKRKRTSIAAPEKRSLEAYFAVQPRPSSEKIAAIAEKLDLKKNVVRVWFCNQRQKQKRMKFSATH from the exons ATGATGTCGATGAACAGCAAGCAGCCTTTCAGCATGCATCCCATCCTGCACGAGCCCAAATACACGCCCCTGCACTCCAGCTCCGAGGCCATCCGCAGAGCCTGCCTGCCCACGCCGTCG CTTCAGGGCAACATCTTCGCCGGCTTCGATGAGACGCTGCTGCAGAGAGCCGAGGCTCTCGCCGCCGTGGACATCGTGGCCCAGAAGAGCCACCCTTTCAAGCCAGACGCCACCTACCACACCATGACCACCATGACCAGCATGACCTGCACCCCGACCTCCTCCTCCGCGCACCTGCACCACCCGTCGGTGCTCACCTCACACCACCACCCGGCGCACCACCAGCCGGCGCAGGGACTAGAAGGAGACCTGCTCGACCATCTCACCCCGGGGATTTCTCTGGGAGGCATGCCCGGCTCGGACGTCTGCTCCACGGCCTCGCACACGGCTCACGCCGCGGCCCACATGTCGGCCATCAACCACATGcagcaccaccaccaccacactCAGTCCATGAACATGCATCCGCACGCGCTGGGATCCCACGGCTCCCTGGGGAGCGCTGGCGGGGACGCGGAGCCCGACCCTCGGGAGCTGGAGTCGTTCGCCGAGCGCTTCAAGCAGAGGCGGATCAAACTGGGCGTCACTCAGGCTGACGTGGGAGCGGCGCTGGCCAACCTCAAGATCCCCGGGGTCGGCTGCCTGAGCCAGAGCACCATCTGCAGGTTCGAATCCCTGACCCTCTCACACAACAACATGGTGGCCCTGAAGCCCATCCTGGAGGCCTGGCTGGAGGAGGCGGAGCGGGCGCAGAGGGAGAAGATGTCCAAGCCAGAGATCTTCAACGGCGGCGATAAGAAGAGGAAACGCACGTCCATCGCCGCGCCAGAGAAGCGCTCCCTGGAGGCGTATTTCGCCGTTCAGCCGCGGCCGTCGTCGGAGAAGATCGCCGCGATCGCCGAGAAACTGGATCTGAAAAAGAACGTGGTCCGCGTTTGGTTTTGCAATCAGAGGCAAAAACAGAAACGGATGAAGTTTTCTGCGACGCACTGA